GGGAACAAGATCGGAGACAACGGATTCATGCTGGGACAGTCCGGGAAGGGCGGATCCGGCATGAAGAAGATGGGAGGGATGTGATTGTCTTTCCTCACAGAGGTCTACGCCGTGGCGTGGTCCGACATCCGTTTCATGAGGCACAACGTCCGCAACATCCTCATCTCGAGCCTGATGCTGCCCATACTGTATCTCCTGGCATTCGGTTACGGTCTCAAAGCGGGGGATGTGGAGATCGAGGGACAGATGATCCCGTACCTCGACTTCGTCATCCCGGGTATCATCGCCCTGACGTCCCTGTCGTCCTCCTTCTCGTCCACATCCACCAGGATGAACGTCCAGAGGCTGTATTACAGAAGCTTCGACGAGATGATGATGTGCCCTCTCAGCAATTCGGCCATAATCATCGGGAAGACCGCCCTGGGAATGTGCAGGAGTCTGCTCAGCTGCAGCCTGATGTTCATAATCGGATACGTGCTCGAACCCTCGTACATGAATCTGACCCCGCTCCTGGTGGTGTCCGTCCTCCTGGCGTGCTTCACGTTCTCCCTCCTCGGGGAGACGGCCGCCCTGATGGTGAAGTCCCATCAGGCCATGTCGACGTTCAGCAGCCTCGTGATCACCCCTATGACCTTCCTCTGCGGTACCTTCTTCTCGGTGGCCGCACTGCCCGAGGTCCTCCAGGGACTCCTTTACGCCCTCCCCCTGACGGAGGCGAGCGTCTGCATCAGGGCCGCGGCACTGGACGTGTATGCGTTCCCGTACTGGGCACTGGGAGTGCTGGCACTGTTCGCGCTGGCATTCTATCTGATCGACCTGTATCTGATAAAGAACAGGAAGATCTGAAAACGATAAAGCCGCCCGGAAGGGCGGACCTTTTCCCAAATGGATCCTCCGACCGCCATCGGTGCGGTCGGCACTTCTTCTACGAAATGCCAGCATAAGGGATATGCCGCAAAGATGGGAAACGGACGAGACCTCTTGCGGTTGCGATATGTAGGGCATCCGGTCTTCGACGGGATCCCCAGAAGACTACGATCTGAATATGGGATGCTGGCACATCATAGAAGACGTATCGGCGATACGCAACGGAAGGTCGCGATCCCGATATCGTCTCCACAATACTTG
The nucleotide sequence above comes from Candidatus Methanomethylophilus alvi Mx1201. Encoded proteins:
- a CDS encoding ABC transporter permease, with translation MSFLTEVYAVAWSDIRFMRHNVRNILISSLMLPILYLLAFGYGLKAGDVEIEGQMIPYLDFVIPGIIALTSLSSSFSSTSTRMNVQRLYYRSFDEMMMCPLSNSAIIIGKTALGMCRSLLSCSLMFIIGYVLEPSYMNLTPLLVVSVLLACFTFSLLGETAALMVKSHQAMSTFSSLVITPMTFLCGTFFSVAALPEVLQGLLYALPLTEASVCIRAAALDVYAFPYWALGVLALFALAFYLIDLYLIKNRKI